The following coding sequences lie in one Prochlorococcus marinus XMU1419 genomic window:
- the ilvD gene encoding dihydroxy-acid dehydratase, with amino-acid sequence MNKLRSSAITQGVQRSPNRSMLRAVGFNDEDFNKPIIGVANGYSTITPCNMGLNKLALKAEESIKRSGGMPQMFGTITVSDGISMGTEGMKYSLVSREVIADSIETACNAQSMDGVLAIGGCDKNMPGAMIAIARMNIPSIFIYGGTIKPGKLHGEDLTVVSAFEAVGQLTSGKINEERLIQVEKNCIPGAGSCGGMFTANTMSAVIEVLGLSLPHSSTMAAEDLEKELSADKSAEILVYAIEKDIRPLDLMTKKAFENAISVIMAIGGSTNAVLHILAIANTAGIDININDFERIRQKVPVICDLKPSGKYVTVDLHKAGGIPQVMKILLNAGLIHGDCKNIEGKTISEYLQNIPDKPPTNQNVIRDIDDPLYKKGHLAILKGNLASEGSVAKISGVKNPVLTGPAKIFESEEDCLKSILNNDIKAGDVVVIRNEGPVGGPGMREMLAPTSAIVGQGLGEKVALITDGRFSGGTYGLVVGHIAPEAAVGGNIALIKQGDLITVDAVKQLIEVNLSDEELEKRKKDWVKPIQKYKRGILSKYSRIVSTSSLGAVTDL; translated from the coding sequence ATGAATAAACTCAGATCATCTGCAATAACCCAAGGTGTGCAAAGATCCCCTAACAGATCGATGTTAAGAGCTGTTGGATTTAATGATGAAGATTTTAATAAACCTATTATTGGAGTTGCAAATGGATACAGCACCATAACACCATGCAATATGGGTTTAAATAAGTTAGCTCTAAAAGCTGAAGAGTCAATAAAAAGATCAGGTGGGATGCCTCAGATGTTTGGGACTATAACAGTAAGTGATGGTATTTCCATGGGAACAGAGGGCATGAAATATTCTCTAGTTTCAAGAGAAGTTATTGCTGATTCAATTGAAACAGCATGCAATGCTCAGAGTATGGATGGAGTACTTGCTATAGGTGGATGTGATAAAAATATGCCTGGTGCCATGATTGCGATTGCAAGAATGAATATTCCCTCAATTTTCATTTATGGAGGGACAATAAAGCCTGGAAAATTGCATGGAGAAGATCTTACTGTTGTTAGTGCATTTGAAGCTGTTGGACAATTAACATCAGGCAAAATTAATGAAGAAAGGCTAATCCAAGTTGAGAAAAATTGTATTCCTGGTGCTGGTAGCTGTGGAGGAATGTTTACAGCAAATACAATGTCTGCGGTTATTGAAGTATTAGGGTTAAGTCTTCCTCACAGTTCCACTATGGCTGCTGAAGATCTTGAGAAAGAACTAAGTGCAGATAAAAGTGCTGAGATATTAGTCTATGCAATAGAAAAAGATATAAGACCTCTAGACCTAATGACAAAGAAAGCATTTGAAAATGCAATATCAGTAATTATGGCAATTGGCGGATCAACAAATGCGGTATTGCACATCTTAGCTATTGCGAATACTGCAGGAATAGATATCAACATTAATGATTTTGAGAGAATCAGACAAAAAGTACCCGTTATTTGTGACCTTAAACCGAGCGGTAAATATGTGACGGTGGATCTTCATAAGGCAGGTGGGATTCCACAAGTAATGAAAATACTTTTGAATGCAGGATTAATTCATGGCGATTGCAAAAACATTGAAGGCAAAACCATCTCAGAATACTTACAAAATATTCCAGATAAGCCACCAACAAATCAAAATGTCATAAGAGACATAGATGATCCTCTTTATAAAAAAGGACATCTAGCTATATTAAAAGGTAACTTAGCGAGCGAAGGTTCTGTAGCCAAAATTAGCGGAGTAAAAAACCCTGTATTAACAGGTCCCGCAAAGATTTTTGAAAGTGAAGAGGATTGTTTAAAATCGATATTAAATAACGATATCAAAGCTGGTGATGTCGTTGTTATTAGAAACGAAGGTCCTGTAGGAGGTCCAGGAATGAGAGAAATGTTAGCTCCAACATCTGCGATTGTTGGTCAAGGGCTAGGAGAGAAGGTGGCTTTAATTACCGATGGCAGATTTAGCGGGGGTACCTATGGTCTTGTTGTGGGTCACATAGCTCCAGAGGCTGCTGTAGGAGGAAATATTGCTCTAATAAAACAAGGTGATTTAATTACAGTAGATGCTGTAAAACAACTTATTGAAGTTAATTTATCTGACGAAGAATTAGAAAAAAGAAAAAAAGATTGGGTAAAACCTATTCAAAAATACAAAAGAGGAATTCTTTCAAAATATTCGAGAATCGTAAGCACATCAAGTTTAGGGGCTGTTACTGATTTATAA
- a CDS encoding uracil phosphoribosyltransferase, giving the protein MAMSLKVIVPPHPLIKHWLSILREKNTPNILYSTGYEQLGKWLTYEALRNWLPYKKEIVNTDNGDADGFFINNDYPIKVLAMMPEGLSLWFGSKEVIPNSTLSLGELPKTIESNEGIIFYSEQITTKSATLETLIKLKELGVDSNRILLITAICSNKGLNEIAKLLPNQVIYTSCIDEEDEKTQLLVPGIGNPLSRLSTIFQDKN; this is encoded by the coding sequence ATGGCAATGTCACTAAAGGTTATTGTTCCTCCTCATCCATTAATAAAACATTGGCTTTCAATATTGCGAGAAAAAAATACTCCAAATATTTTGTACTCAACAGGATATGAGCAATTAGGGAAATGGCTTACATATGAAGCATTACGTAATTGGCTGCCATATAAAAAAGAAATAGTAAATACTGATAATGGAGACGCAGATGGATTCTTTATTAATAATGATTATCCTATAAAAGTGCTCGCAATGATGCCCGAAGGTTTATCTCTTTGGTTTGGATCTAAAGAAGTAATTCCTAATTCAACCCTCTCATTAGGAGAACTTCCTAAAACTATTGAATCAAATGAAGGAATTATATTTTATTCAGAACAAATAACAACAAAATCAGCAACCTTAGAAACTTTAATTAAATTAAAGGAATTAGGTGTTGATTCAAATAGGATTCTTTTAATAACTGCTATTTGCTCAAATAAAGGGTTAAATGAAATTGCGAAATTACTCCCTAATCAGGTAATTTACACGTCTTGCATAGATGAGGAAGACGAAAAAACACAATTATTAGTCCCGGGTATTGGAAATCCTCTATCGCGTTTAAGTACTATATTTCAAGATAAGAACTAA
- a CDS encoding pentapeptide repeat-containing protein: MIKSIVFPSLKNALITLLFVGILFFNFVNSAWAKRPPEIRNQQDLNLEPDMHGQDLSGNEYVKFDLNGFNFSESNLEGAVFNNSKLQNSNFTGANLRDALAYATDFTDADLSDVNFTNALLMESNFEGAKIDGADFTDAVLSRTQQKQLCAIANGTNSSTGESTEYSLGC; encoded by the coding sequence ATGATTAAATCAATTGTCTTCCCCTCACTTAAGAATGCATTAATTACTTTGTTATTCGTTGGGATTTTATTTTTTAATTTTGTAAATTCTGCATGGGCTAAAAGACCTCCTGAGATTAGAAACCAGCAAGACCTTAATTTAGAGCCAGATATGCATGGTCAAGACTTAAGCGGAAACGAATATGTTAAGTTTGATTTGAATGGGTTTAATTTCAGTGAAAGTAATTTAGAAGGGGCGGTGTTCAATAATAGTAAATTGCAAAACTCAAACTTTACGGGAGCAAATTTAAGAGATGCACTGGCTTATGCAACAGACTTTACAGATGCTGATCTTTCAGATGTTAATTTTACTAATGCTTTATTAATGGAGAGTAATTTTGAAGGCGCAAAAATAGATGGTGCAGATTTTACTGATGCTGTTCTAAGTCGTACACAACAAAAACAATTATGTGCGATTGCTAATGGCACAAATAGTTCTACAGGAGAGAGTACAGAATATAGCTTAGGTTGTTAA
- a CDS encoding GTP-binding protein: protein MKKKIPVIVVSGFLGSGKTTFLRYLLKESNKKFGLIINEFGDVGIDGDLIKSCDKCDESEDDCVIELNNGCLCCTVQDDFVPSIKALLEFNPPIESIIIETSGLALPIPLIQALNWPEIRSSIYLDVVVGIVNGESMLNGSPINDLNKITKQYNETDKIDHNATIDELFEEQLEVSDIVLVSRSDILNDDQFDVVKNKIQGSLNSSTPVLKSRNGKIDLNYLFDFNFKKETYKEFLTEEHDHNHVELVTDSFKLNYFLEKNDFEKEMSKILDELNILRIKGRIWIPNKSLPLQIQIVGKKINTWFEEAPDNCWRPNDNAGLELVIISFDEKSIKTFNKKIKEKFKILSEPKIAI, encoded by the coding sequence ATGAAAAAAAAAATTCCAGTTATTGTTGTTTCGGGATTTCTTGGTTCAGGTAAAACAACTTTTCTAAGATATCTACTAAAAGAGAGTAATAAAAAATTTGGTTTAATAATTAATGAATTTGGTGATGTTGGAATTGACGGTGATTTGATTAAAAGTTGTGATAAATGTGATGAATCTGAAGACGACTGCGTTATCGAATTAAATAATGGATGCTTATGTTGTACTGTTCAAGATGACTTTGTTCCATCAATAAAAGCTCTCCTAGAATTTAATCCTCCTATCGAATCAATAATTATCGAAACAAGTGGGTTGGCACTACCAATTCCCTTAATTCAAGCGCTTAACTGGCCTGAGATTAGGTCTTCCATCTACCTTGATGTTGTTGTTGGTATCGTTAATGGAGAATCAATGCTAAATGGTTCACCAATTAATGATTTAAATAAAATAACAAAACAATATAACGAAACAGATAAAATTGATCATAACGCCACTATAGATGAACTTTTTGAGGAGCAACTAGAAGTTTCTGATATCGTTTTAGTCTCTAGATCAGATATCTTAAATGATGATCAGTTTGACGTTGTAAAAAATAAAATTCAAGGAAGTCTAAATTCATCTACACCAGTCCTTAAATCCAGGAATGGCAAAATTGATTTAAATTATCTATTTGATTTTAATTTTAAAAAAGAGACTTATAAAGAATTTTTAACGGAAGAACATGACCATAATCATGTTGAGCTTGTAACAGATTCATTTAAATTAAATTATTTCCTTGAAAAAAATGACTTTGAAAAGGAGATGTCAAAAATCTTGGATGAATTAAACATTCTTCGAATAAAAGGACGTATTTGGATACCAAACAAATCATTGCCTTTACAAATACAAATTGTTGGAAAGAAAATTAATACTTGGTTTGAAGAAGCTCCAGACAATTGTTGGAGACCAAATGATAATGCTGGGCTTGAATTAGTAATAATTTCCTTTGATGAAAAATCCATAAAAACTTTCAATAAAAAAATTAAAGAGAAATTTAAGATTTTAAGTGAACCAAAAATAGCAATTTGA
- the purS gene encoding phosphoribosylformylglycinamidine synthase subunit PurS, translating into MDQFAVKVFVRLRPSVLDPAGEATKSASIKLGAEGIKSLRIGKMIEVKIEGNGENEVREKIDLLCDRLFANTVIEDYEYSLEKL; encoded by the coding sequence TTGGACCAATTTGCTGTAAAAGTTTTTGTAAGACTAAGACCCTCAGTTTTAGATCCAGCAGGGGAAGCTACTAAATCTGCTTCTATAAAACTTGGAGCCGAGGGAATAAAATCATTACGTATAGGAAAAATGATTGAAGTGAAAATAGAAGGTAATGGTGAAAACGAAGTAAGAGAAAAAATTGATTTATTGTGTGATAGGTTATTCGCAAATACTGTTATTGAAGATTATGAGTATTCACTAGAAAAATTATAA
- the purQ gene encoding phosphoribosylformylglycinamidine synthase subunit PurQ, with translation MDNFTVGVVVFPGSNCDRDVSWALEGCLDIRTKYLWHESSDLSDVDAIVLPGGFSYGDYLRCGAIARFSPLINALDEFVKSGKRVLGICNGFQILTESGFLPGALTANKNLNFICDDVELDIISSKGGWFNNGGEKQTIKLPIAHGEGRYHCDSDTLKKLVDNELIALRYKNNPNGSSFDIAGITNEKGNVLGLMPHPERACDETIGGTDGLFTLKSLILK, from the coding sequence ATGGATAATTTTACTGTAGGAGTTGTTGTCTTCCCTGGTTCTAATTGTGATCGTGATGTTTCATGGGCATTGGAAGGTTGTCTAGACATAAGAACAAAATACTTGTGGCATGAGTCTTCAGATTTAAGTGATGTAGATGCAATAGTTTTACCTGGAGGATTTAGCTATGGTGATTATTTGAGATGCGGAGCAATTGCGAGATTCTCTCCATTAATAAATGCCTTGGATGAGTTTGTTAAAAGCGGGAAAAGAGTTTTAGGAATTTGTAATGGGTTTCAAATTTTGACAGAATCAGGCTTTTTGCCTGGTGCTCTTACTGCAAATAAAAATCTTAATTTCATCTGTGATGATGTTGAACTTGATATCATTTCTTCAAAAGGAGGTTGGTTTAATAATGGAGGTGAAAAACAAACTATTAAGTTGCCAATAGCGCATGGGGAAGGAAGATATCATTGTGATTCTGATACTTTAAAAAAACTTGTAGATAATGAATTGATCGCTTTGAGATATAAAAATAATCCTAATGGATCCTCATTCGATATTGCAGGCATAACTAATGAAAAGGGAAATGTTCTAGGTTTAATGCCTCATCCAGAGCGTGCATGTGACGAGACAATTGGTGGGACTGATGGTCTCTTTACATTAAAATCATTAATATTGAAATAA
- the fba gene encoding class II fructose-bisphosphate aldolase (catalyzes the reversible aldol condensation of dihydroxyacetonephosphate and glyceraldehyde 3-phosphate in the Calvin cycle, glycolysis, and/or gluconeogenesis), whose amino-acid sequence MALVPLRLLLDHAAENGYGIPAFNVNNLEQVQAIMEAAYETDSPVILQASRGARNYAGEIFLRHLILAATETYPNIPVVMHQDHGNEPSTCYSAAINGFTSVMMDGSLEADAKTPASYEYNVAVTKKVVDFAHSVGVSVEGELGCLGSLETGKGEAEDGHGFEGELSTDMLLTDPEEAADFVAKTKVDALAIAIGTSHGAYKFTRKPTGEVLAISRIAEIHKALPNTHLVMHGSSSVPQEWLDIINKYGGEIPQTYGVPVEEIQEGIRNGVRKVNIDTDNRLAFTAAVREAAFADKANFDPRHFNKPARKYMKQVCLDRYKQFWCEGQASKIKQNSTNYFADLYAKGDLDPKVKATV is encoded by the coding sequence ATGGCCCTCGTTCCACTAAGACTACTTTTAGATCACGCTGCTGAGAATGGTTACGGTATTCCAGCTTTCAATGTTAATAACCTTGAGCAAGTTCAAGCAATCATGGAAGCAGCATATGAAACTGATAGTCCTGTAATACTTCAAGCCTCAAGAGGGGCAAGAAATTATGCAGGAGAAATTTTCTTACGTCATCTAATCCTTGCTGCCACAGAGACATATCCAAATATTCCAGTTGTGATGCACCAAGATCATGGTAATGAGCCATCAACATGTTATTCAGCGGCAATAAATGGTTTCACATCAGTAATGATGGATGGTTCTCTAGAGGCAGATGCAAAAACACCCGCAAGTTACGAATATAATGTTGCAGTTACTAAAAAGGTTGTAGATTTTGCTCATTCAGTTGGGGTTAGTGTTGAAGGAGAATTAGGTTGCTTAGGTTCATTAGAAACAGGGAAAGGAGAAGCTGAAGATGGTCATGGTTTTGAAGGTGAACTTTCTACAGATATGCTTTTGACTGATCCTGAAGAAGCGGCAGATTTTGTTGCTAAAACAAAAGTTGATGCATTAGCAATTGCTATAGGTACAAGTCATGGTGCTTATAAATTCACAAGGAAACCTACAGGAGAAGTTCTTGCAATAAGCAGAATTGCTGAAATCCATAAAGCACTTCCAAATACACACCTTGTAATGCATGGATCTAGTTCAGTTCCTCAGGAATGGTTGGATATCATAAACAAATATGGTGGTGAGATTCCTCAAACATATGGAGTTCCCGTTGAAGAGATTCAAGAGGGAATAAGAAATGGAGTTAGGAAAGTCAACATTGATACAGATAACAGACTTGCTTTCACTGCAGCGGTTAGAGAGGCAGCATTTGCTGATAAGGCAAACTTCGACCCAAGACATTTCAACAAACCTGCTAGAAAATACATGAAGCAAGTTTGTCTTGACAGATACAAGCAGTTCTGGTGCGAAGGTCAAGCAAGTAAGATCAAACAAAACAGCACCAATTACTTTGCTGATCTTTACGCTAAAGGTGATTTAGATCCAAAAGTAAAAGCTACTGTTTAA
- a CDS encoding class I fructose-bisphosphate aldolase, giving the protein MALNYYKNELKENAQLLASKGKGILAVDESTKTVGKRLAGIGVENTEENRKAYRGMLFTTKDLGKYISGAILFEETLYQNHQDGESMVKKLNDLGIIPGIKVDKGLNPLPGAGDVETFCSGLDGLVERAAKYYEQGARFAKWRAVLQITNDGCPSKLSIQENAWGLARYARSVQESGLVPIIEPEILMDGDHTIEKTAEVQEEVIKQVYIACQANGVFLEGTLLKPSMTVNGADCPTKADPIKVAEMTIRTMERCVPASVPGIVFLSGGLSEEAASVYLNNMNTLYRKALWNVSFSYGRALQHSCLKAWKGSDVEGGQKALIARAQANSEASKGAYVAGSQPSSDEQLFVAGYTY; this is encoded by the coding sequence ATGGCTTTAAATTATTACAAAAATGAGCTTAAAGAAAATGCTCAATTACTAGCTTCTAAAGGAAAAGGAATATTAGCGGTAGATGAATCCACTAAAACAGTAGGGAAAAGACTTGCTGGAATAGGCGTTGAAAATACTGAAGAAAATAGGAAAGCGTATAGAGGAATGCTCTTTACTACAAAAGATCTTGGAAAATACATAAGCGGAGCAATCCTCTTCGAAGAAACTCTTTATCAGAATCACCAAGATGGTGAGTCAATGGTTAAGAAACTAAATGATCTAGGTATTATTCCAGGTATAAAGGTCGATAAAGGTCTAAATCCACTTCCTGGAGCAGGAGATGTAGAAACTTTTTGCTCTGGCCTAGATGGATTGGTTGAAAGAGCAGCAAAATATTATGAACAAGGTGCAAGATTTGCAAAGTGGAGAGCAGTTCTGCAGATTACAAATGATGGTTGTCCTTCAAAACTATCAATTCAAGAGAATGCTTGGGGATTAGCAAGGTATGCAAGATCAGTTCAAGAATCTGGTTTAGTCCCTATTATTGAACCTGAAATCCTAATGGACGGCGATCATACTATTGAAAAAACTGCTGAAGTCCAAGAAGAAGTAATAAAGCAGGTTTATATTGCCTGTCAAGCAAATGGAGTTTTTCTAGAAGGCACTCTATTAAAACCCTCTATGACTGTTAATGGAGCAGATTGTCCAACAAAGGCTGATCCTATAAAAGTTGCTGAAATGACAATCAGAACTATGGAAAGATGCGTTCCAGCTTCTGTTCCTGGAATAGTTTTCTTATCAGGGGGGTTAAGCGAAGAAGCCGCTTCTGTTTATTTAAATAATATGAACACTCTTTACAGGAAAGCTTTATGGAATGTTTCATTCTCCTATGGAAGAGCATTACAGCACTCATGCTTAAAGGCTTGGAAAGGAAGCGACGTTGAAGGAGGTCAAAAAGCGTTAATAGCAAGAGCTCAAGCAAACTCTGAAGCTTCAAAAGGTGCCTATGTAGCAGGATCTCAACCTTCATCTGATGAGCAATTATTTGTGGCAGGCTACACTTACTAA
- a CDS encoding Gfo/Idh/MocA family protein produces MNIKNKKLKIAIAGLGFGKKVHLEALKESDHLTPVAIYHYEKKQKSILEKETGLDFFHNWEDLVKSPKIDGIIIATPPESRFKLAKQALENNKNLLLEKPVSISSSEIEELQRISLINNLSVCVDFEYRAVPLFLQTKKLIDENILGDIYLVKLDWLMGSRSDPKRSWNWYSLEEKGGGVIGALGTHAFDMLNWFFGESINVSGKLATSIKKRPLPNSSDLNDVTSEDVCLANIEISNYGSNLIPCQVSLSSISKNGRGFSLEIYGSEGSLILKSENQKDYVHGFNLKYSNNENKVQNLTADSSFNFEKTWTDGRIAPVLRIQNLWAQSIINRTPVIPGLCEGLASHKVCEAIRESSKSGLSIKI; encoded by the coding sequence ATGAATATTAAAAATAAAAAATTAAAAATAGCAATCGCTGGACTAGGGTTTGGGAAAAAAGTTCATTTAGAGGCATTAAAAGAATCTGATCACTTAACTCCTGTAGCTATTTATCATTACGAGAAAAAGCAAAAATCGATATTAGAAAAAGAAACGGGCTTAGATTTTTTTCATAATTGGGAAGACTTAGTTAAATCCCCAAAGATTGATGGAATTATTATTGCCACCCCCCCTGAATCAAGATTTAAGTTAGCAAAACAAGCTCTTGAGAATAATAAAAATTTGCTCCTAGAAAAACCCGTTTCAATATCCTCCTCAGAAATTGAAGAGCTTCAGAGAATATCTTTGATTAATAATTTAAGCGTATGTGTTGATTTTGAATATAGAGCAGTACCTCTTTTCCTTCAGACAAAAAAACTTATTGATGAAAATATCTTAGGAGATATATATTTAGTCAAATTAGATTGGTTAATGGGCAGTAGATCCGATCCCAAAAGGTCCTGGAATTGGTATTCATTGGAAGAAAAAGGTGGAGGAGTTATTGGCGCCCTAGGTACTCATGCATTCGATATGTTGAATTGGTTTTTTGGAGAATCAATAAATGTATCTGGTAAGTTAGCTACATCAATCAAAAAAAGACCTTTACCTAATTCATCTGATTTAAATGATGTTACAAGCGAGGATGTTTGTCTCGCTAATATAGAAATATCAAACTATGGCTCCAATCTTATTCCTTGTCAGGTATCCTTATCATCGATTTCAAAAAACGGTAGAGGATTTAGTTTAGAAATATATGGAAGCGAAGGTTCACTTATTCTTAAAAGCGAAAACCAAAAAGATTATGTCCATGGTTTTAATTTGAAATATTCAAACAACGAAAACAAAGTACAAAATCTAACTGCAGATTCAAGCTTTAATTTTGAAAAAACATGGACTGATGGGAGGATTGCTCCAGTTTTGAGAATTCAAAATTTATGGGCTCAGAGTATAATTAATAGAACACCTGTAATCCCAGGCTTATGCGAGGGACTTGCTAGTCATAAAGTTTGCGAAGCCATAAGAGAATCTTCGAAAAGTGGATTAAGTATCAAAATTTAA
- the accD gene encoding acetyl-CoA carboxylase, carboxyltransferase subunit beta: protein MSLIDWFAARRKDQFVGKVSQDTDEGDGLWVKCSECSQVAYRKDLISNFNVCSNCGHHNRINSDERINIIADKNSFKEFDSSLSPTDPLGFKDRRAYADRIKESQAGTGLRDGVVTGICSVNSMPLALAVMDFRFMGGSMGSVVGEKITRIIERATLENYPILIVCASGGARMQEGMLSLMQMAKISGALKKHKEKNLLYMPLLTHPTTGGVTASFAMLGDLILAEPKALIGFAGRRVIEQTLREKLPDNFQTAEYLLEHGFVDVIVKRKDLKDTLTKILKIHGVKELAESNI, encoded by the coding sequence GTGTCATTAATCGACTGGTTTGCCGCAAGGCGTAAAGATCAATTTGTTGGGAAAGTTTCCCAAGATACTGACGAGGGAGATGGTTTATGGGTTAAATGTTCAGAGTGTTCGCAAGTAGCCTATAGAAAAGACCTAATTTCAAATTTCAATGTTTGTAGTAATTGTGGACACCACAATAGGATTAATAGCGATGAAAGGATAAATATAATTGCTGATAAAAATTCATTCAAAGAATTTGATAGTTCACTAAGTCCTACAGATCCTTTGGGTTTTAAAGATAGAAGAGCGTATGCTGATCGAATTAAAGAAAGTCAAGCAGGTACAGGTTTAAGAGATGGAGTCGTAACAGGTATCTGTTCTGTGAATTCAATGCCTTTAGCATTAGCTGTTATGGATTTTAGATTTATGGGAGGATCCATGGGTTCAGTAGTTGGTGAAAAAATTACAAGGATAATTGAGAGAGCAACTTTAGAAAATTACCCAATTCTTATTGTTTGCGCATCAGGAGGAGCAAGGATGCAAGAAGGTATGTTAAGTCTCATGCAAATGGCAAAAATATCTGGAGCACTAAAAAAACATAAAGAGAAAAATCTTCTATATATGCCCTTGTTAACTCATCCAACTACTGGAGGGGTAACAGCCAGCTTTGCGATGTTAGGTGATTTAATTTTGGCGGAACCTAAAGCACTTATTGGATTTGCTGGAAGAAGGGTTATAGAACAAACATTAAGAGAAAAATTACCCGATAATTTTCAAACAGCTGAATATCTACTTGAGCATGGTTTTGTTGATGTAATAGTGAAAAGGAAAGATCTCAAGGATACTCTGACTAAAATTTTAAAAATTCATGGTGTAAAAGAACTTGCAGAATCAAATATATAA
- a CDS encoding phosphoribulokinase, whose protein sequence is MSKRHPVVAVTGSSGAGTSTVKRAFEHIFAREDIVPAVVEGDSYHRFERMPMKKAMADALSKGENFSHFGPEANLFDKLEELFKIYGETGGGKKRYYLHSLEEAEEHNTRLGTSLEPGQFTPWEDIPEGTDVLFYEGLHGGVEGDGYNVASYADLLVGVVPITNLEWIQKIHRDNAERGYSAETIVDTILRRMPDYINHICPQFSKTDINFQRIPTIDTSNPFICRNIPTPDESFVIIHFRKGAREKWGIDFQYLLGMINDSFMSSPTSIVVNGGKMGFAMELILTPIIHKMIEEKNK, encoded by the coding sequence ATGTCAAAACGTCATCCAGTAGTTGCTGTAACAGGATCTTCAGGAGCAGGAACAAGTACCGTAAAAAGAGCCTTTGAGCATATTTTTGCCAGAGAAGATATTGTTCCCGCAGTTGTAGAAGGTGATAGTTACCACAGATTTGAGAGAATGCCTATGAAAAAAGCTATGGCGGACGCTCTTTCAAAAGGTGAAAATTTCTCTCATTTTGGTCCAGAGGCTAATCTTTTTGACAAGTTAGAAGAACTTTTTAAAATCTATGGTGAAACTGGAGGAGGAAAGAAAAGATATTATCTACATAGTCTTGAAGAAGCAGAAGAGCATAATACAAGACTTGGGACATCCTTGGAACCTGGACAATTTACTCCATGGGAAGATATTCCTGAAGGTACAGACGTACTTTTTTATGAAGGTTTGCATGGCGGGGTAGAAGGTGATGGATACAATGTGGCATCTTATGCTGATTTACTTGTTGGTGTTGTTCCGATAACAAATTTAGAGTGGATTCAAAAAATCCATAGAGATAACGCAGAAAGAGGTTACTCAGCGGAAACCATTGTGGACACTATATTGAGAAGAATGCCTGATTATATAAATCACATTTGCCCACAATTCAGCAAAACCGATATTAATTTCCAAAGAATTCCCACAATTGACACTTCTAATCCTTTCATATGCAGAAATATCCCAACTCCTGATGAGAGCTTTGTGATCATACATTTCAGAAAAGGGGCAAGAGAGAAATGGGGGATTGATTTTCAATACTTGCTTGGAATGATTAACGATTCATTTATGTCAAGTCCAACAAGTATCGTTGTAAATGGAGGGAAAATGGGTTTCGCAATGGAACTAATTCTCACTCCAATAATTCATAAAATGATTGAGGAGAAAAATAAATAA